One genomic window of Streptomonospora nanhaiensis includes the following:
- a CDS encoding response regulator transcription factor → MISVVLAEDMHMVRGALVSLLRLESDINVVAEIVSGDDILPAVLKHRPDVAILDIDLPGKDGLSAAADIHEQAPETRTLILTSIGKPGALRRALSAKVDGFLLKDAPPHELAEAVRRVHSGRRVIDGELALAAFETDECPLTARELDVLRRAADGSDVPEIAAQLYLTAGTVRNYLASVTTKLNARNRVDAVRIAREAGWV, encoded by the coding sequence ATGATCAGCGTGGTCTTGGCAGAGGACATGCACATGGTGCGCGGGGCACTGGTATCGCTGCTCCGGCTGGAATCCGATATCAACGTTGTGGCGGAAATCGTCTCCGGCGACGATATCCTTCCGGCGGTGCTCAAACACCGGCCCGACGTCGCCATTCTCGACATTGATCTTCCCGGAAAGGACGGGTTGTCCGCGGCGGCCGACATCCACGAGCAGGCGCCCGAGACCCGCACACTCATTCTCACCAGCATCGGCAAGCCCGGCGCGCTGCGCCGCGCGCTTTCGGCGAAGGTCGACGGATTCCTGCTCAAGGACGCACCGCCGCACGAACTCGCCGAGGCGGTGCGGCGGGTGCATTCGGGCCGGCGCGTCATCGACGGCGAACTCGCCCTCGCCGCGTTCGAGACCGACGAATGCCCGCTGACCGCGCGCGAACTCGACGTGCTGCGCCGCGCCGCCGACGGCAGCGACGTCCCCGAGATCGCCGCGCAGCTCTACCTGACCGCCGGGACCGTGCGCAACTACCTCGCCTCGGTCACCACCAAGCTCAACGCCCGAAACCGGGTCGACGCGGTGCGCATCGCCCGCGAGGCCGGCTGGGTCTGA
- a CDS encoding Gfo/Idh/MocA family protein, with product MDNGRGPGGDLRFGLLGCADVAVRRLLPALARTPGVRLARTASRTPEKAEKTAAEFGGATARDYTALLAAPDVDAVYVPLPAALHARWIEAALRAGKHVLAEKPLTTSAADTERLHALALERGLVLRENYTFCHHRLHDRVAALIAEGAVGEPRLFRSAFAIPARPPGDIRLRPELGGGALLDTAGYPLRAAVRFLGTGLRLAGAVLHAGAAEVDLGGGALLSAPGGVVAQCSFGLDHAYTSHYHVVGSQGALSVEHVFTPPADRVSRIEITGPAGTRTEEVPADDQWANAVADFARAVRAGEAGTTAETRAQARLVGEIAAAALRDTGPAPAPRTDPTHP from the coding sequence ATGGACAACGGCCGGGGACCCGGCGGCGACCTGCGGTTCGGCCTGCTCGGCTGCGCCGACGTCGCGGTGCGCCGCCTGCTGCCGGCGCTCGCCCGCACACCGGGGGTGCGCCTGGCGCGCACCGCCAGCCGCACGCCCGAGAAGGCCGAGAAGACCGCTGCGGAGTTCGGCGGCGCCACCGCGCGCGACTACACCGCCCTGCTGGCGGCCCCCGACGTCGACGCCGTCTACGTGCCGCTGCCGGCGGCCCTGCACGCGCGCTGGATCGAGGCCGCGCTGCGCGCCGGCAAGCACGTGCTGGCCGAGAAACCGCTGACCACCAGTGCCGCCGACACCGAGCGCCTGCACGCCCTGGCGCTGGAGCGCGGCCTGGTGCTGCGCGAGAACTACACGTTCTGCCACCACCGGCTGCACGACCGGGTGGCCGCGCTCATCGCCGAGGGCGCGGTGGGCGAGCCCCGCCTGTTCCGCTCCGCCTTCGCCATCCCCGCGCGCCCGCCCGGCGACATCCGGCTGCGCCCGGAGTTGGGCGGCGGAGCGCTGCTGGACACCGCCGGGTACCCGCTGCGGGCCGCCGTGCGGTTCCTGGGCACGGGCCTGCGCCTGGCCGGCGCCGTGCTGCACGCCGGCGCCGCCGAGGTCGACCTGGGCGGCGGCGCGCTGCTGAGCGCGCCGGGCGGTGTGGTGGCGCAGTGCTCCTTCGGGCTCGACCACGCCTACACCTCGCACTACCACGTCGTCGGCTCCCAAGGCGCGCTCAGCGTCGAGCACGTCTTCACCCCGCCCGCCGACCGCGTGTCGCGCATCGAGATCACCGGACCGGCCGGGACCCGTACCGAGGAGGTCCCCGCCGACGACCAGTGGGCCAACGCCGTGGCCGACTTCGCCCGCGCCGTGCGGGCCGGCGAGGCCGGCACCACCGCCGAGACCCGGGCGCAGGCGCGCCTGGTGGGCGAGATCGCCGCGGCGGCCCTGCGGGACACCGGCCCGGCGCCGGCGCCGCGCACCGATCCGACCCACCCGTAG
- a CDS encoding class I SAM-dependent methyltransferase → MAQRADGAATCRICAGAVEEFVDFGRQPVSDSFVTPERAGSEYYFRLAAGVCTACSMVQLTEEVPRTEMFHDDYPYRSSGSEVMRRHFTAVAESFLAGPLRKADPFVLEIGSNDGIMLRTVKDAGVRHLGVDPSIGAAKIAAEQGIRVSTEFFEEDTARRIAKDEGPADVVFSANTFSHIAYIDSIFRGIDALLAEDGVFVFEDRYLGDIVRRTLFDQIYDEHYYIFGVTSVRNMARHFGFELVDAEHLDVHGGSMRYTVMRPGRRPASERVAAALAEERTLGLEDPAVYRRFAATARTACADLRALLERLKAEGRTVAGYGATAKSSTVLNYAGIGPDLLPAVHDSTDAKQGRLTPGTHIPVRSPEEFRSAYPDYAVLFAWNHAAEIFAKEQGFRDAGGRWILYVPGVHIR, encoded by the coding sequence ATGGCACAGCGAGCGGACGGCGCGGCCACGTGCCGTATCTGCGCCGGCGCCGTCGAGGAGTTCGTGGACTTCGGCCGCCAGCCGGTGTCGGACTCCTTCGTGACCCCCGAGCGCGCCGGCAGCGAGTACTACTTCCGGCTGGCGGCCGGCGTGTGCACCGCCTGCTCCATGGTGCAACTCACCGAAGAGGTGCCGCGCACCGAGATGTTCCACGACGACTACCCCTACCGCTCCTCCGGCTCGGAGGTCATGCGGCGGCACTTCACCGCCGTGGCCGAGTCGTTCCTGGCCGGGCCGCTGCGCAAGGCCGACCCCTTCGTCCTGGAGATCGGCAGCAACGACGGCATCATGCTGCGCACCGTCAAGGACGCCGGCGTGCGCCACCTGGGCGTGGACCCCTCCATCGGCGCCGCCAAGATCGCCGCCGAGCAGGGGATCCGGGTGTCCACCGAGTTCTTCGAGGAGGACACCGCGCGGCGCATCGCCAAGGACGAGGGCCCGGCCGACGTGGTGTTCTCGGCCAACACCTTCAGCCACATCGCCTACATCGACTCCATCTTCCGGGGCATCGACGCGCTGCTGGCCGAGGACGGGGTGTTCGTGTTCGAGGACCGCTACTTGGGCGACATCGTCCGGCGCACCCTCTTCGACCAGATCTACGACGAGCACTACTACATCTTCGGCGTGACCTCGGTGCGGAACATGGCCCGGCACTTCGGGTTCGAACTGGTCGACGCCGAGCACCTGGACGTCCACGGCGGGTCCATGCGCTACACCGTCATGCGCCCCGGCCGCCGCCCCGCTTCCGAGCGGGTGGCCGCCGCGCTCGCCGAGGAGCGCACCCTGGGCCTGGAGGACCCCGCCGTCTACCGGCGCTTCGCCGCCACCGCCCGCACCGCCTGCGCCGACCTGCGCGCCCTGCTGGAGCGGCTCAAGGCCGAGGGCCGCACGGTGGCCGGCTACGGCGCCACCGCCAAGAGCTCCACCGTGCTCAACTACGCCGGGATCGGCCCCGACCTGCTGCCGGCCGTGCACGACAGCACCGACGCCAAGCAGGGCCGGCTGACCCCGGGCACCCACATCCCGGTGCGCTCGCCCGAGGAGTTCCGCTCGGCCTACCCCGACTACGCGGTGCTGTTCGCCTGGAACCACGCCGCGGAGATCTTCGCCAAGGAGCAGGGCTTCCGCGACGCCGGCGGCCGGTGGATCCTCTACGTCCCCGGGGTCCACATCCGCTGA
- a CDS encoding MFS transporter, giving the protein MSSGSKAGVKEWVGLAVLALPILLLSLDLTALHLALPHLAADLDPTSTEQLWILDIYGFMVAGFLITMGTLGDRIGRRRLLMIGATAFGAASVAAAYAPTPETLIAARALLGISGATLMPSTLSLISNMFHDARQRGFAIAVWGSCFAAGGAIGPMAGGVLLEWFWWGAVFLMAVPVMVLLLITAPLLLPEYRDPVPGRLDLFSVVLSLAAILPFVYAFKDAAREGWQVSTFVVIAVAAVFGWLFVRRQRRLRDPLMELGLFRHRAFTVGLGSLLLGTLVQGSFILLLAQYLQLSMGLSALAAGLWMAPFAAANILGSMVSPPLAQRIGPGRTIALGLLVMACGFLMFAQAGPDSALWLPVAASMIISIGIGPLMVLVIDLVIAAAPKEKSGSASSMSETASEMGMALGVATLGAIGSAVYRSQMSDSLPAGVPESAAPQAVDSIAGATAVAQELASGTGAAVLEAARAAFTSGQAAVSYTSVAVLLVLAVLSGFFLDSRRKRGGQEGEDAPQTAGTPDAEAAERREQRQERIAAE; this is encoded by the coding sequence ATGTCATCCGGTTCCAAGGCCGGAGTGAAGGAGTGGGTCGGCCTGGCCGTGCTGGCTCTGCCGATCCTGCTGCTCTCGCTCGACCTCACCGCACTGCACCTGGCGCTGCCGCACCTGGCCGCCGACCTCGACCCCACCAGCACCGAGCAGCTGTGGATCCTCGACATCTACGGCTTCATGGTCGCCGGCTTCCTGATCACCATGGGCACGCTGGGCGACCGGATCGGCCGCCGCCGGCTGCTGATGATCGGGGCCACGGCCTTCGGCGCCGCCTCGGTGGCCGCCGCCTACGCGCCCACGCCCGAGACCCTGATCGCCGCCCGCGCGCTGCTGGGCATCTCGGGTGCCACGCTGATGCCCTCGACGCTGTCGCTCATCAGCAACATGTTCCACGACGCCCGCCAGCGCGGCTTCGCCATCGCGGTGTGGGGCTCCTGCTTCGCCGCCGGCGGCGCCATCGGCCCCATGGCCGGCGGCGTCCTGCTGGAGTGGTTCTGGTGGGGCGCGGTGTTCCTCATGGCCGTCCCCGTGATGGTGCTGCTGCTGATCACCGCCCCGCTGCTGCTGCCCGAGTACCGCGACCCCGTCCCCGGGCGGCTGGACCTGTTCAGCGTGGTCCTGTCGCTGGCCGCGATCCTGCCGTTCGTCTACGCCTTCAAGGACGCCGCCCGCGAGGGCTGGCAGGTCTCGACGTTCGTCGTGATCGCCGTGGCCGCGGTGTTCGGCTGGCTGTTCGTGCGGCGCCAGCGGCGGCTGCGCGACCCGCTGATGGAGCTGGGCCTGTTCCGCCACCGCGCCTTCACGGTTGGGCTGGGCAGCCTGCTGCTGGGCACCCTGGTCCAGGGCTCCTTCATCCTGCTGCTGGCCCAGTACCTCCAGCTGTCCATGGGCCTGTCGGCGCTGGCCGCCGGGCTGTGGATGGCGCCGTTCGCGGCGGCCAACATCCTCGGCTCGATGGTGTCGCCGCCGCTGGCCCAGCGCATCGGCCCCGGCCGCACGATCGCCCTGGGGCTGCTCGTGATGGCCTGCGGGTTCCTCATGTTCGCCCAGGCCGGCCCCGACTCCGCCCTCTGGCTGCCGGTGGCCGCCTCCATGATCATCTCCATCGGCATCGGCCCCCTGATGGTGCTGGTGATCGACCTGGTGATCGCGGCGGCGCCCAAGGAGAAGAGCGGTTCGGCGTCCTCGATGTCGGAGACAGCCTCGGAGATGGGCATGGCGCTGGGCGTGGCCACCCTCGGCGCGATCGGCTCGGCCGTCTACCGCTCGCAGATGAGCGACAGCCTTCCGGCGGGCGTGCCGGAGTCGGCCGCTCCGCAGGCGGTGGACAGCATCGCCGGCGCCACCGCGGTGGCCCAGGAGCTGGCCTCCGGCACCGGCGCGGCGGTGCTGGAGGCCGCCCGCGCGGCCTTCACCTCCGGGCAGGCCGCCGTGTCCTACACCAGCGTGGCGGTACTGCTGGTCCTGGCCGTCCTCTCCGGGTTCTTCCTGGACTCCCGCCGCAAGCGCGGCGGGCAGGAGGGCGAGGACGCGCCCCAGACCGCCGGCACGCCGGACGCGGAGGCCGCTGAGCGGCGCGAGCAGCGCCAGGAGCGCATCGCCGCCGAGTAA
- a CDS encoding BTAD domain-containing putative transcriptional regulator produces the protein MRFGVLGPVQVWSADGRLVPVPEAKVRAILAALLMRNGTPATTGALIEEVWETDRPAAPERVLRSKISRLRGVLDSAEPGGRDRLVHRPGGYALRFSDDELDALRFRALVEHARASADPDVRAAALEEALDLWRGPALADAADTTALRPWAEHLEEDRLTAIEERADARTGQGRHPLLADELGALAEAHPLRERIRAAHMRALYRAGRQTEALESYERLRAALAEELGVDPSPELAELHGAILRQDPGLLAEPAKPAAPARSGLPAPLDEFVGREADLADLRRLLAEGRRLVTLTGPGGVGKTRLAVEAGRAAAADFDATWFVELGHLPAETGDDPDRLADAVAYAVGIRDESVPRHARGLARLAGALSGTRGLLVLDNCEHLLGAAAPLIRSLREAAPDLHLLATSREPLRVRGEWVYQVAPLRADGDGSAVRLFAVRAAASAPGFRLDARTEPVVAAICRRLDGLPLALELAANRVRALGVATLAAGLDDRFALLASGERDAPERLRTLRAMIDWSWDLLEEDERVALRRVSVFSDGFTPEAAAAVLGRPATGSLARLAESSLAVPMEGADGVRFRLLETIAAYAAERLEEAGEAGLVRERHMRFHVEFAERADVALRGADQALTLRRLDESANDLRAAFAEALRTGDAHSALRLAVGGFWYRWLRGRLGEAHRTLTSALALPGGPPGLRALAAAWRTGLELGDRDLPDPAARAAAAVTAFQDAGDRAAQARAWWFMGPMLMEVGEQEAAEWMLAAALADFRERGDRWGVAAVLCNRAWLALMRGRADEAGGEGRRALALFEELGDGWGRLEAMAVLRRHAEAVGDHAESARIGEAGLALSEELGLVTKTGHWLAFLGRSAMLAGDLERAAGLLERAHRLSVRHGDIFGRRFAGLHLGALARRQGRSAEAETLLEAWLGERGGEQPTEERAMALTELGFAALARGDAAAALTRHRRALATARSTASGQAVAAACAGLAATAAALGRGADAALLLGAAAGARGGTRPAAAEAAEAERIAEAVRKIAGADEFDAQFEQGRRTGVRSAENIAASWDNALTEGA, from the coding sequence ATGCGGTTCGGCGTTCTCGGGCCTGTGCAGGTGTGGAGCGCCGACGGGCGGCTGGTTCCGGTGCCCGAGGCCAAGGTGCGCGCCATCCTGGCCGCCCTGCTCATGCGCAACGGCACCCCCGCCACCACCGGCGCCCTCATCGAGGAGGTCTGGGAGACCGACCGCCCGGCCGCGCCCGAACGGGTGCTGCGCTCCAAGATCTCCCGGCTGCGCGGCGTGCTCGACTCCGCCGAACCCGGCGGGCGCGACCGCCTCGTGCACCGCCCCGGCGGCTACGCCCTGCGCTTCTCCGACGACGAGCTGGACGCCCTGCGGTTCCGGGCGCTGGTGGAGCACGCCCGCGCCAGCGCCGACCCCGACGTCCGCGCCGCCGCGCTGGAGGAGGCGCTGGACCTGTGGCGGGGCCCCGCGCTGGCCGACGCCGCCGACACCACCGCGCTGCGCCCCTGGGCCGAGCACCTGGAGGAGGACCGGCTCACCGCGATCGAGGAGCGCGCCGACGCCCGCACCGGGCAGGGCCGCCACCCGCTTCTCGCCGACGAGTTGGGCGCGCTGGCCGAGGCCCACCCGCTGCGCGAGCGCATCCGCGCCGCCCACATGCGCGCCCTCTACCGGGCCGGGCGCCAGACCGAGGCGCTGGAGTCCTACGAGCGGCTGCGCGCCGCGCTGGCCGAGGAGCTGGGCGTGGACCCCAGCCCCGAACTCGCCGAGCTGCACGGCGCGATCCTGCGCCAGGACCCCGGCCTCCTGGCCGAGCCCGCCAAGCCCGCGGCCCCGGCCCGCTCCGGGCTGCCCGCGCCGCTGGACGAGTTCGTCGGGCGCGAGGCCGACCTCGCCGACCTGCGCCGGCTGCTGGCGGAGGGCCGCCGCCTGGTCACCCTCACCGGGCCCGGCGGCGTGGGCAAGACCCGGCTGGCGGTGGAGGCCGGGCGGGCCGCCGCCGCGGACTTCGACGCCACCTGGTTCGTGGAGCTGGGCCACCTGCCCGCCGAGACCGGCGACGACCCCGACCGCCTGGCCGACGCCGTCGCCTACGCCGTGGGCATCCGCGACGAGAGCGTGCCGCGCCACGCGCGCGGGCTGGCCCGGCTGGCCGGCGCGCTGTCGGGCACCCGCGGCCTGCTGGTGCTGGACAACTGCGAGCACCTGCTGGGCGCGGCGGCGCCGCTGATCCGCTCCCTGCGCGAGGCGGCGCCCGACCTGCACCTGCTGGCCACCAGCCGGGAGCCGCTGCGGGTGCGCGGCGAGTGGGTCTACCAGGTGGCCCCCCTGCGCGCCGACGGCGACGGGTCGGCCGTGCGGCTGTTCGCCGTGCGCGCGGCCGCCTCGGCGCCGGGCTTCCGCCTCGACGCCCGCACCGAGCCGGTGGTGGCGGCCATCTGCCGGCGGCTGGACGGCCTGCCGCTGGCCCTGGAACTGGCCGCCAACCGGGTGCGCGCCCTGGGCGTGGCCACGCTGGCCGCCGGGCTGGACGACCGGTTCGCCCTGCTGGCCTCGGGCGAGCGCGACGCGCCCGAGCGGCTGCGCACCCTGCGCGCCATGATCGACTGGAGCTGGGACCTGCTGGAGGAGGACGAGCGCGTCGCCCTGCGCCGGGTCTCGGTCTTCTCCGACGGGTTCACCCCCGAGGCCGCGGCGGCGGTGCTGGGCCGCCCGGCCACCGGGTCGCTGGCGCGGCTGGCGGAGTCCTCGCTGGCGGTGCCGATGGAGGGCGCCGACGGCGTGCGGTTCCGGCTGCTGGAGACCATCGCCGCCTACGCCGCCGAGCGGTTGGAGGAGGCCGGCGAGGCCGGCCTCGTGCGCGAGCGCCACATGCGCTTCCACGTGGAGTTCGCCGAGCGGGCCGACGTCGCGCTGCGCGGCGCCGACCAGGCGCTGACCCTGCGGCGGCTCGACGAGTCGGCCAACGACCTGCGCGCCGCCTTCGCCGAGGCGCTGCGCACCGGCGACGCCCACAGCGCGCTGCGGCTGGCGGTGGGCGGGTTCTGGTACCGCTGGCTGCGCGGCCGGCTGGGCGAGGCCCACCGCACGCTCACCTCGGCGCTGGCGCTGCCCGGCGGGCCGCCCGGCCTGCGCGCGCTGGCCGCGGCCTGGCGCACCGGCCTGGAACTGGGCGACCGCGACCTGCCCGACCCCGCCGCCCGGGCGGCCGCCGCCGTGACCGCCTTCCAGGACGCCGGCGACCGCGCCGCCCAGGCGCGCGCGTGGTGGTTCATGGGCCCCATGCTCATGGAGGTCGGCGAGCAGGAGGCGGCCGAGTGGATGCTGGCCGCCGCCCTGGCCGACTTCCGCGAGCGCGGGGACCGCTGGGGTGTGGCGGCGGTGCTGTGCAACCGCGCCTGGCTGGCGCTGATGCGCGGCCGGGCCGACGAGGCCGGGGGCGAGGGCCGGCGCGCCCTGGCCTTGTTCGAGGAGCTGGGCGACGGCTGGGGCCGGCTGGAGGCCATGGCGGTGCTGCGCCGGCACGCCGAGGCCGTGGGCGACCACGCCGAGTCCGCCCGCATCGGCGAGGCCGGGCTGGCGCTGTCGGAGGAGCTGGGCCTGGTGACCAAGACCGGGCACTGGCTGGCGTTCCTGGGCCGCTCGGCGATGCTGGCCGGCGACCTGGAGCGGGCCGCCGGGCTGCTGGAGCGCGCCCACCGCCTTTCCGTGCGCCACGGCGACATCTTCGGCCGCCGGTTCGCCGGGCTGCACCTGGGCGCGCTGGCCCGGCGCCAGGGCCGCTCGGCCGAGGCCGAGACCCTGCTGGAGGCGTGGCTGGGCGAGCGCGGCGGCGAGCAGCCCACCGAGGAGCGGGCGATGGCGCTGACCGAACTGGGTTTCGCCGCGCTGGCGCGGGGCGACGCCGCGGCGGCGCTGACCCGCCACCGGCGCGCGCTGGCCACGGCGCGGTCCACGGCCTCGGGCCAGGCGGTGGCGGCGGCGTGCGCGGGGCTGGCCGCCACGGCCGCGGCCCTCGGGCGGGGGGCCGACGCCGCGCTCCTGCTCGGCGCGGCGGCGGGCGCGCGCGGGGGCACCCGGCCGGCCGCGGCCGAGGCCGCCGAGGCCGAGCGGATCGCCGAGGCGGTCCGGAAAATCGCCGGTGCCGACGAATTCGACGCGCAATTCGAACAAGGGCGGCGAACGGGTGTGCGCAGTGCGGAGAACATCGCCGCTTCCTGGGACAACGCCCTCACCGAAGGTGCCTAA
- a CDS encoding TOMM precursor leader peptide-binding protein, translated as MRADDGAARDGTPQPGAPPGAAPPAEAGAPPRGPDAPLAFAPGLAARTVPGEGVFVFSERGVTVLRGGAVEALAPLLDGTRGPAALAAAAPGQPPGAVAAALRRLAGAGLVVPAEPAPGAGAAFWRAAGAAPPEPPRVRVVSVDGADRAHVVRAAAAAGLPLVGGPGRGAGAAHPGAALSVVVCADYLSPGLEGVDAAHRAAGRPWLLCRPVGARVWVGPVFTPGTDSGCWHCLAHRLRPHRQAELAALRAAGARPPAAPPAGLPALEAAAAHLVAVEVLRWAAGLRGAGGAGEYVWTLDGAALEGRAHPVRARPQCPVCGDPGLVAARTRRPVRVGSAPKAAAGGTGHRAREPHRVLEEFGHLVGPVTGIAKALRPVRGAPPGFHAYRSGPNAAAPGTGLAGVRAALRAENGGKGVTDLDARVSALCEAVERYSGAFQGDEERVRARYADLGGAAVHPDTCTLVDARQYADRERWNAEHGAFQFVCDPFDDTAELDWTPVWSLTREEHRLLPTALLYFGAPGEPGWRPFRADSNGCAAGSSVADAVVQGALELVERDAVALWWYNRTVHPAVDPGAFADPWVERVAGEYARLGRVFWVLDVTSDLGVPAMAAVTRCAEGPERVMFGFGCHFDPAVALRRAVAEMNQLVAAVPDGVADWGDPDAERWWKGPGTAGAPHLLPDPGRPALGPGDYPRAARADLRDDVLWLRDAFAARGLEMLVLDQTRPDVGLPVVRTVVPGLRPFWARFAPGRLFDVPVRLGRRAAPVAYADLNPVPLFL; from the coding sequence GTGCGTGCCGACGACGGGGCGGCCCGGGACGGGACGCCCCAGCCGGGCGCGCCGCCCGGCGCGGCCCCGCCCGCCGAGGCGGGCGCGCCGCCCCGCGGACCGGACGCGCCGCTGGCCTTCGCCCCGGGCCTGGCCGCGCGCACCGTTCCGGGTGAGGGCGTGTTCGTGTTCTCCGAGCGGGGCGTGACCGTGCTGCGCGGCGGCGCCGTGGAGGCGCTGGCGCCGCTGCTGGACGGCACGCGCGGCCCGGCCGCCCTCGCCGCGGCCGCGCCGGGGCAGCCGCCCGGCGCGGTCGCGGCGGCGCTGCGCCGGCTGGCCGGCGCGGGCCTGGTGGTGCCCGCCGAGCCCGCCCCCGGCGCCGGGGCGGCGTTCTGGCGCGCGGCGGGTGCCGCGCCGCCCGAGCCGCCCCGGGTACGCGTGGTCTCCGTGGACGGCGCCGACCGCGCGCACGTGGTGCGCGCCGCCGCGGCCGCCGGCCTGCCCCTGGTCGGCGGCCCCGGGCGCGGGGCCGGCGCGGCGCATCCGGGCGCCGCGCTGTCGGTGGTGGTGTGCGCCGACTACCTCTCCCCCGGCCTGGAGGGCGTGGACGCCGCCCACCGCGCCGCCGGGCGGCCGTGGCTGCTGTGCCGGCCGGTCGGCGCGCGGGTGTGGGTCGGCCCGGTGTTCACGCCCGGGACGGACTCGGGCTGCTGGCACTGCCTGGCCCACCGGCTGCGGCCGCACCGCCAGGCCGAACTGGCGGCGCTGCGGGCGGCGGGCGCCCGCCCTCCGGCGGCGCCGCCCGCCGGCCTGCCCGCGCTGGAGGCGGCAGCGGCGCACCTGGTGGCGGTGGAGGTCCTGCGGTGGGCCGCGGGGCTGCGCGGCGCCGGGGGCGCGGGCGAGTACGTGTGGACGCTGGACGGCGCCGCGCTGGAGGGCCGCGCGCACCCGGTACGCGCCCGCCCGCAGTGCCCGGTCTGCGGCGACCCCGGCCTGGTGGCCGCGCGCACGCGGCGGCCGGTGCGCGTGGGGTCCGCGCCCAAGGCCGCCGCCGGGGGCACCGGCCACCGGGCGCGCGAGCCCCACCGGGTGCTGGAGGAGTTCGGCCACCTGGTCGGCCCGGTCACCGGAATCGCCAAGGCGCTGCGCCCGGTGCGCGGGGCGCCCCCCGGGTTCCACGCCTACCGCTCCGGCCCCAACGCGGCGGCGCCCGGCACCGGGCTGGCGGGGGTGCGCGCGGCGCTGCGCGCCGAGAACGGCGGCAAGGGGGTCACCGACCTCGACGCCCGCGTCAGCGCGCTGTGCGAGGCGGTCGAGCGGTACAGCGGCGCCTTCCAGGGCGACGAGGAGCGGGTGCGGGCCCGCTACGCCGACCTGGGCGGGGCGGCCGTGCACCCCGACACCTGCACGCTGGTGGACGCGCGCCAGTACGCCGACCGGGAGCGGTGGAACGCCGAGCACGGCGCCTTCCAGTTCGTGTGCGACCCCTTCGACGACACCGCCGAGCTGGACTGGACGCCGGTGTGGTCGCTCACCCGCGAGGAGCACCGGCTGCTGCCCACGGCCCTGCTGTACTTCGGCGCGCCCGGTGAGCCGGGGTGGCGGCCCTTCCGCGCCGACTCCAACGGCTGCGCCGCGGGCTCCAGCGTGGCCGACGCGGTGGTGCAGGGCGCCCTGGAGCTGGTGGAGCGCGACGCGGTGGCGCTGTGGTGGTACAACCGCACGGTGCACCCGGCGGTGGACCCGGGCGCCTTCGCCGACCCCTGGGTGGAGCGCGTGGCCGGGGAGTACGCGCGGCTGGGCCGGGTGTTCTGGGTGCTGGACGTGACCTCCGACCTGGGGGTGCCGGCCATGGCTGCGGTGACGCGGTGCGCGGAGGGCCCCGAGCGGGTGATGTTCGGGTTCGGCTGCCACTTCGACCCGGCGGTGGCGCTGCGCCGGGCGGTGGCCGAGATGAACCAGCTCGTCGCGGCCGTGCCGGACGGCGTGGCCGACTGGGGCGACCCCGACGCCGAGCGCTGGTGGAAGGGCCCGGGCACGGCGGGCGCGCCGCACCTGCTGCCGGATCCGGGGCGCCCGGCGCTGGGCCCGGGCGACTACCCCCGCGCCGCGCGCGCCGACCTGCGCGACGACGTGCTGTGGCTGCGCGACGCGTTCGCCGCGCGCGGGCTGGAGATGCTGGTGCTGGACCAGACCCGCCCCGACGTCGGCCTGCCCGTGGTGCGCACGGTGGTGCCGGGGCTGCGGCCGTTCTGGGCGCGGTTCGCACCGGGCCGGCTGTTCGACGTGCCCGTGCGGCTGGGGCGGCGCGCCGCTCCCGTCGCCTACGCCGACCTCAACCCCGTGCCGCTGTTCCTGTGA